A genomic stretch from Telopea speciosissima isolate NSW1024214 ecotype Mountain lineage chromosome 7, Tspe_v1, whole genome shotgun sequence includes:
- the LOC122667597 gene encoding LOW QUALITY PROTEIN: acetolactate synthase 2, chloroplastic-like (The sequence of the model RefSeq protein was modified relative to this genomic sequence to represent the inferred CDS: substituted 1 base at 1 genomic stop codon), producing the protein MEIHQALTRSSSIRNVLPRHEQGGVFAAEGYARVSSLPGVCIATSGPGATNLVSGLADAMLDSIPIVAITGQVPRRMIGTDAFQETPIVVVTRLITKHNYLVLDVEDIPRIVHEAFFLASSGRPGPVLVDIPKDIQQQLVLPIWDKPMKLPGYIAKLPKLPDEKHLEQIIRLVSESKKPVLYVGGGCLNSSEELRRFVELTGIPVTSTLMGLGAYPTRDELSLQMLGMHGTVYANYAVDKSDLLLAFGVRFDDRVTGKLEAFASHAKVVHIAIDPAEIGKNKQPHISICADVKQALRGMNNLLEEKQLSHKLDFSAWRKDLKEQKMKYPLNFKTFGEAIPPXYAIQVLDELTNGDAIISTGVGQHQMWAAQWYKYKMPRQWLTPGGLGAMGFGLPAAIGAAVANPNKIVVDIDGDGSFIMNVQELATIRVENLPVKIMLLNNQHLGMVVQWEDRFHKANRAHTYLGNASNESEIFPNMLKFAEACGIPAARVTLKRDLKEAVRKMLETPGPYLLDVTVPHQEHVLPMIPSGGAFKDVITEGDGRSTY; encoded by the coding sequence ATGGAGATTCATCAAGCCCTCACACGCTCCTCCAGCATTCGCAACGTCCTACCTCGTCACGAACAAGGTGGCGTCTTCGCCGCCGAGGGTTATGCCCGTGTCTCTAGCCTCCCCGGCGTCTGCATTGCCACCTCCGGTCCAGGCGCCACAAACCTAGTCAGCGGCCTTGCTGATGCCATGCTCGATAGTATTCCTATTGTCGCCATTACCGGACAGGTCCCCCGGAGAATGATCGGTACTGATGCGTTCCAAGAAACACCAATTGTTGTGGTTACCCGATTGATTACCAAGCATAATTATCTTGTTCTCGATGTTGAAGACATTCCAAGAATCGTACATGAAGCGTTCTTCCTTGCTTCATCAGGTCGCCCTGGTCCCGTTCTGGTTGATATCCCCAAAGATATACAGCAACAGCTTGTGCTGCCTATTTGGGATAAGCCCATGAAATTGCCTGGTTATATAGCTAAGCTGCCAAAATTGCCGGACGAGAAGCATTTAGAGCAGATAATTCGATTAGTTTCTGAATCGAAGAAGCCGGTTTTGTATGTTGGTGGTGGCTGTTTGAATTCAAGCGAGGAACTCAGGAGGTTTGTGGAGCTTACCGGTATACCTGTGACAAGTACTCTTATGGGACTTGGTGCTTACCCTACCAGGGATGAGCTTTCGCTTCAAATGCTTGGAATGCATGGTACTGTTTATGCGAATTATGCTGTGGacaaatcagatttattgcttGCATTTGGAGTTAGATTTGATGACAGGGTCACTGGCAAATTAGAAGCTTTTGCTAGCCATGCTAAGGTAGTTCACATTGCTATTGATCCAGCTGAGATTGGGAAAAACAAGCAACCCCATATCTCCATCTGTGCTGATGTGAAACAAGCATTGAGAGGAATGAACAATTTGTTAGAGGAGAAGCAGTTGAGCCATAAGCTTGATTTCTCTGCTTGGAGGAAGGACCTTAAAGAGCAGAAAATGAAGTACCCTTTAAATTTTAAGACTTTTGGAGAGGCTATTCCCCCTTAGTATGCGATTCAAGTTTTGGATGAATTGACAAATGGGGATGCAATTATAAGTACTGGGGTTGGACAACATCAGATGTGGGCTGCTCAATGGTACAAGTATAAGATGCCACGCCAGTGGCTAACACCTGGAGGATTAGGTgcaatgggttttgggttaccTGCTGCCATTGGGGCTGCTGTTGCCAACCCCAATAAgattgttgttgatattgatggtGATGGAAGCTTCATCATGAATGTCCAGGAGCTGGCTACGATTCGTGTAGAAAACCTACCAGTCAAGATCATGCTCTTGAATAACCAACATTTGGGAATGGTTGTTCAATGGGAGGATCGGTTTCACAAGGCAAACAGGGCCCATACATATCTTGGGAATGCATCAAATGAATCTGAGATATTCCCAAACATGTTAAAGTTCGCAGAAGCTTGTGGTATACCTGCTGCCCGTGTGACATTGAAGAGAGACCTTAAGGAAGCAGTTAGGAAGATGTTGGAGACCCCTGGACCATACTTGCTGGATGTTACTGTACCCCATCAGGAGCATGTGTTACCTATGATTCCGAGTGGGGGGGCCTTCAAAGATGTGATCACTGAGGGTGATGGCAGATCAACCTATTGA
- the LOC122667596 gene encoding acetolactate synthase 2, chloroplastic-like, translating into MASAGSTYLAKSTFFHSSVKPSSNQILLPFSTNFPKLSPRRPLDITNILSDHKPKPTTAAAVVTTTKTTPSSFVSRFAPDESRKGADVLVEALEREGVTTVFAYPGGASMEIHQALTRSSSIRNVLPRHEQGGVFAAEGYARVSGLPGVCIATSGPGATNLVSGLADAMLDSIPLVAITGQVPRRMIGTDAFQETPIVEVTRSITKHNYLVLDVEDIPRIVHEAFFLASSGRPGPVLVDIPKDIQQQLVVPIWDKPMKLPGYIARLPKLPDEKHLEQIIRLVSESKKPVLYVGGGCLNSSEELRRFVELTGIPVASTLMGLGAYPTRDELSLQMLGMHGTVYANYAVDKSDLLLAFGVRFDDRVTGKLEAFASRAKIVHIDIDPAEIGKNKQPHISICADVKQALRGMNNLLEEKPLSHTLDFSAWRKDLKEQKMKYPLNFKTFGEAIPPQYAIQVLDELTNGDAIISTGVGQHQMWAAQWYKYKMPRQWLTSGGLGAMGFGLPAAIGAAVANPNKVVVDIDGDGSFIMNVQELATIRVENLPVKIMLLNNQHLGMVVQWEDRFYKANRAHTYLGNPSNESEIFPNMLKFAEACGIPAARVTLKRDLKEAVKKMLKTPGPYLLDVTVPHQEHVLPMIPSGGAFKDVITEGDGRSTY; encoded by the coding sequence ATGGCTTCCGCCGGGAGCACTTACCTCGCCAAGTCCACCTTCTTCCACTCCTCCGTCAAACCATCTAGCAACCAaatcctccttcctttctccaCCAACTTCCCTAAACTCTCCCCTCGGCGTCCGCTTGACATTACCAACATCCTCTCAGACCACAAACCAAAACCCACCACCGCTGCCGCCGTCGTCACCACCACCAAAACAACCCCATCTTCCTTCGTTTCCCGATTCGCACCGGATGAATCCCGTAAGGGTGCTGATGTCCTAGTTGAAGCCCTTGAACGTGAAGGCGTCACCACCGTCTTCGCCTACCCAGGTGGAGCTTCCATGGAGATTCATCAAGCCCTCACACGCTCCTCCAGCATCCGCAACGTCCTCCCGCGTCACGAACAAGGCGGTGTCTTCGCTGCCGAGGGTTATGCCCGTGTCTCTGGCCTCCCCGGCGTCTGCATTGCCACCTCCGGTCCCGGCGCCACAAACCTTGTCAGTGGCCTTGCAGATGCGATGCTCGATAGTATTCCTCTTGTCGCCATTACCGGACAGGTCCCCCGGAGAATGATCGGTACTGATGCGTTCCAAGAAACACCAATTGTTGAGGTTACCCGATCGATTACCAAGCATAATTATCTTGTTCTCGATGTTGAAGACATTCCAAGAATCGTACATGAAGCGTTCTTCCTTGCTTCATCGGGTCGCCCTGGTCCCGTTCTGGTAGATATCCCCAAAGATATACAGCAGCAGCTTGTGGTGCCTATTTGGGATAAGCCCATGAAATTGCCTGGTTATATAGCTAGGCTGCCAAAATTGCCGGACGAGAAGCATTTAGAGCAAATAATTCGATTAGTTTCTGAATCGAAGAAGCCGGTTTTGTATGTTGGTGGTGGCTGTTTGAATTCAAGCGAGGAACTCAGGAGGTTTGTGGAGCTTACCGGTATACCTGTGGCAAGTACTCTTATGGGACTTGGTGCTTATCCTACCAGGGATGAGCTTTCACTTCAAATGCTTGGAATGCATGGTACTGTTTATGCGAATTATGCTGTGGacaaatcagatttattgcttGCATTTGGAGTTAGATTTGATGACAGGGTCACTGGCAAATTAGAAGCTTTTGCTAGCCGTGCTAAGATAGTTCACATTGATATTGATCCAGCTGAGATTGGGAAAAACAAGCAACCCCATATTTCCATCTGTGCTGATGTGAAACAAGCATTGAGAGGAATGAACAATTTGTTAGAGGAGAAGCCGTTGAGCCATACGCTTGATTTCTCTGCTTGGAGGAAGGACCTTAAAGAGCAGAAAATGAAGTACCCTTTAAATTTTAAGACTTTTGGAGAGGCTATTCCCCCTCAGTATGCGATTCAAGTTTTGGATGAATTGACAAATGGGGATGCAATTATAAGTACTGGGGTTGGACAACATCAGATGTGGGCTGCTCAATGGTACAAGTATAAGATGCCACGCCAGTGGCTAACATCTGGAGGATTAGGTgcaatgggttttgggttaccTGCTGCCATTGGGGCTGCTGTTGCCAATCCCAATAAggttgttgttgatattgatggtGATGGAAGCTTCATCATGAATGTCCAGGAGCTGGCTACGATTCGTGTAGAAAACCTACCAGTCAAGATCATGCTGTTGAATAACCAACATTTGGGAATGGTTGTCCAATGGGAGGATCGGTTTTACAAGGCAAACCGGGCCCATACATATCTTGGGAATCCATCAAATGAATCTGAAATATTCCCAAACATGTTAAAGTTCGCAGAAGCTTGTGGTATACCTGCTGCCCGTGTGACGTTGAAGAGAGACCTTAAGGAAGCAGTTAAGAAGATGTTGAAGACCCCTGGACCATACTTGCTGGATGTTACTGTACCCCATCAGGAGCATGTGTTACCTATGATTCCGAGTGGGGGGGCCTTCAAAGATGTGATCACCGAGGGTGATGGCAGATCAACCTATTGA